The following proteins come from a genomic window of Gossypium raimondii isolate GPD5lz chromosome 5, ASM2569854v1, whole genome shotgun sequence:
- the LOC105771034 gene encoding LOW QUALITY PROTEIN: uncharacterized protein LOC105771034 (The sequence of the model RefSeq protein was modified relative to this genomic sequence to represent the inferred CDS: inserted 3 bases in 2 codons) encodes MEHGSFSDNSLATFSLSDEDHTIANXVRFNLNQDYIRGYDIPHPXEARVNIRVQTTGDPTREVLKDACQNLMLMCRNVRCTFDKAVEDFKASNVVKAMKIDSQDSSGDDSEESE; translated from the exons ATGGAACACGGGTCTTTCAGCGATAATAGTCTTGCCACTTTTTCTTTAAGCGATGAGGATCATACCATAGCTA TTGTTAGATTCAATTTGAATCAAGA TTACATTCGTGGCTACGATATTCCTCATCC TGAGGCTCGAGTTAATATTAGAGTTCAAACCAC CGGTGATCCGACAAGAGAGGTATTGAAAGATGCATGTCAAAATCTGATGTTGATGTGTAGGAATGTGAGGTGCACTTTTGACAAGGCTGTTGAAGATTTTAAAGCAAGCAATGTTGTGAAGGCTATGAAAATTGATTCACAAGACAGTAGTGGTGATGATTCAGAAGAGAGTGAATGA